In Montipora foliosa isolate CH-2021 chromosome 9, ASM3666993v2, whole genome shotgun sequence, the DNA window GTTGCTGTGATGATCAGTCATTACTTTTGTGTTCTCTAAATCAGTGTATAGATGATTAGTAAACAGGCTTGTATTCATTTGAGTTCATTTGTGTCCTCTGATACGTGTAACAAAGGATGTATATTTTATTTGTATGAAAAATTAGGAAAAGTTCTTTCTTTCTCAGTGATGAAAGGTTACATTTTTCTTAAGTCAACAGCaacagttttgaaattcaacATTTACAGGTCTGCAAACAGTTGCCACTCCTTGTCCACATTTTCAGACCAAGCCCAGCAGCCAAACTTACCATCAAGAAACTTACAAACCTTTTAAAACCAATATTTGCTGAAGATGGATCAAACCAAAGGCGCTTTGAGGGAATTGTGTATAGTGCTTTCTGTAGATCATACCTGAGAGAGGTACAAAGTAAGTACTACCTCATTTGATGGTGTTTACAACAGTTGTAAGCTACACAGtctcaataatattgttttttaagacaaaaaatattCATCTGTTATAGTTATTTTTACGTCACCGTGAAAGAAgcttgttgttattgttttaaATCGTTTCTTCTGCACCGCATCCACATCTGGTCTTGATCGTTTTTTGTCATTTCCTGTTTTCTTCACTTCCgttgatttttgattttctgTTATTTTCGATGGGTCAAAAGGCAAAAGTTCGTTTTTCATTCCATCTATGTCCACATCTATCTTATATTCCGTCCTGTATGCACAGTAGGATAACTCTGTTGAAGACAGCACATTGTTCAAGACACAAGAAACTAATAAATTGCGCCGGAGTGAAGGTCCAAGACAACGCCGCTGATGTGCGTCCGTCAATTTCTGCATCGAAATCTGAAGAATTCTTTCCGCTTCGCAGTCCATCTTCTTTAACTTTGCTCTGAATCGCCTTAGTACGCTCACACCACGAAATTGGCTGTTACTTTTAATAGTGAACTGCCCAGTACAGGCGTAGGCCTCTTTGGGCAAGGAATGAAATTTATTATTCTGGAGCGCACTGATTGGCTGAATTTTGATCGCTTGCCCAAAGTGGTCTAAACTTGTAAAGGGCAGTTCACGGCCAATCGACTACGTCGTGTGAGAGAGTTCACTTACCTAAAGCAATTCAGAGCAAAGGTGAAGAAGCTAGCTCGTTGACATCGGCCTTGCTGTCTTTTTAAAGAAACGAGAGTGGAATTTAAAAGGGCAAATGCCAGGTCCACGCGCTCGAAATACAAAAAAGTAATTCAATAACAAGTATCCGATCTGCGATGTTTCAAACAAGTTCAACTTCCGGCCTACAGATTAAGTCTCCTTCGCAGTCATGACGTTCGAAAATATAAATAACTGGAGGCGTCATGTTCAGTATTTACACACGAGTTGTTCACCTATATTAGGAAACGATTGAGCAAGAGCCATATTTTTCAGTAGCTTTCAGACGGGGATGAGAACGTTGTGGAATTTGAAAAATCCAGGATGTTCTTCGCATTTGTTGTCTCGCATGCGTTCTGggcaaaaactaaaacagagGGCCAGGTTCGAAGCGAAAGTAAGAACAGGCTTGTTTAGTTCGGCAATCCATGAAAGGACAAGCAATAACATCAGTGTGTCTATTTCATGGCTCGCTATATTCGCTACACACATCATTCGGttgacctaaaaaaaaaaaaagtttctgcTTATGCTATTAAATTTAAATCGCACATCGATTTAGATTGCCGTTCATCAGCCGTTCCAAAAAATTTGCATCCCTTCGCACGGTTTGTATTATCCGGTCAAATAAATCTACATTCGTTCGCACGGCTTGTGCGATCGGCTGCCGTTTGCTGCTCTCTGATTGGCTGACAAGAAACAatcatccaatcagagaggagcaAATGCCGGCTGGCATACGAATCCTTGGAGCTTCGAATGCTGGATTTTTCGATATTATTTGAGGTCttgcgcttcgagttttggacggattttAGATGTAATGGTATGATAGGAaacctctgggtttcagcttgtctggtgcgtgatttgaaacctgcaCGATGGGCATTTGTTTGTGAACATCGGCTTGACGATGGAGCGATCCGAAatcgagctttccacccttcAATTACGCTCAGGTGAACGTCAAACAAACCCTTCAAAGCATTCGTAGTTTTCAGCCACAATGGGCAAAAACTAagagcaactacagaatacagcgCAAGATTTGAATCCAAAATAAGAGTAGGCTCGTTTACTTCGGCAATTAATGAAAGAACGAGCAATAACAATATCAATCTGTAATGTCCTTATAAAGGTGAGCCACTTGGACATTAAGATTTAAGACGACTGCCGAGCAAACGAGCCACCTCAACAAATTCACCTTAGATTTTGTATCAAACCACTCGTGCCTGGAGCTTCGCGCATAGCGCATATCTCATGTAACTTGAATTTCACGAAGATCGATCAGATTGCCGCGAAaacaagtaaagaaaaaaaaagaaacaactcTGTGCGAACAGAAACAGAAAGTTCGCTGGGCGGCTCGAACCACCAACTTATACCTGCTTATATCTCGCAATAAATCTCGCATTATTCGATTGAACTACCGACGCATGCTTTCCCGTATCCGTGCAGTTAAAGTTTAAAGAATGAGTGTCGCTTCGCCGATGGTGTTTTTGCATAGTTTATTTCTCAAAAGTAAAGCTTAAATCGGTTAAAAAAATACCATGGTAATGTTCTTATAAAGGTGAGCCACTTGGACGTTAAGATTTAAGACGACTGCCGAGCAAACGAGCCACCTCAACAAATTCTACTTTAAACTACTCGTGCCTGGAGCTTCGCGCATCGCGCATATCTCGTGTAACTTGAAGTTCACGAAGATCGATGAGATCACCACTAAAaacaagtaaagaaaaaaaaaagaaaaaacagctcTGTGCGAACGAAAAAAAAGTTCCCTAAGCGCGTCCAACCATCGCCTTGCGAATTGTTTATCTTTTGCTCTAATCGATTGCACTACCGATGTAGTAACTTTTGCAATGAAAGAAAAAGCAGAGACACGCCTACACGGACTCCCAATGTGGTTTTTGTGGTTGCGTCGCATTATCAGAGCCTTCAAATTATAGTTTTGCTCTTACAAGCATGTCTtttagagatttacctcttttgtaaGATATGATCGGAGgatttgtaaaaattgttttcagcagAGGCTGGTTTTCTATGAAACTCCAGTTTTCCATCACGATTTGTTTAAGTTTCTTTACCGCAGAGTGGTATGTAGTGACAAAAGGCAATAGTCTCTCtgcagttttatgtttttgctGATTAAGAGCCGATTGTCTTGAGTCAAAGGTGACCTCTGACAGGGAACTTTCTATATAGTTTTTTGGATACCCGCGTGCTTCGAGGCGTCGTTTAAAGTTTGTGAGGCactcttcaaatgttgtttttgaagagtttgttctaagcAGGCTTATTGCTTCGCCTTTGATAAAGCCTCTTTTTACCCCCGGAGGATGGCACGAGGTAAAATGGGTATATTGAAAGGTTTCCGTCGGCTTGTAGTGAGTtttgatgtctaggatggattCTGTTATGAATCTCTCTCCTTTGAATACCACTGTATCCAGGAAAATGATTTCGTTCTCTGATATTTCGgccgtgaattttattgttGGGTGGAATGTGTTAGCCTGTTCAATGAAACGTTCCACTTCATTCCTATTACAGTCCCAAAGAGAGAAAACGTCATCAATATAACGTTTCCATTCTCTTGGCttggtattgttttgttgcattaAATTTGTCTCTATCTCCGCCATGAATATATTTGCAAAAGACACTGCTGTTTTTGTGCCCATTGCGATACCATGTGTTtggagataattttttttattgaactCAAATGAGTTCTCTGTTAGGATTACACCAAGCATTTCCCTTAAATAGTGTGTGGGGATCGGAGGATCATTGTTGTGGAACGTCTCATATGCGTTGCATACTATTGCTATTCCCTCCTCTTGTggtatatttgtgtataagCTAGAAACGTCCATTGCTACTAAAATCGTGTCTTGGCCTATCTTTGTGTTTTCTATAAAACTGATGAAATCAGTTGTATCCTTTATGTaggattgttgtttttgtgcgaTAGGCTGTAGCAAGGTGTCCACAAAAGAGGATATTCTTTCAGTTGGGCCGTCACAACCTGAGATGATCGGTCTCAGGTTTGTGGATTTTTGTGAGCGTGTAGAAAACAGGAATTCTAGGCGGGCTGGAGGTTTGAGCAAgccattttttagtcatgtcatcGATGTGTTTGCCCCGATGCAGTTTGTCAATGATCTGGTTGACCTTTGTTTGTGTGGTGTTCACCATCGGTGCTTCAAGAGGTTTATAGTGCCCTCTGTTCTCCAGTTGCACTTCAGCCTCCtgtattttgtttgatttgttcATGATGACCGTTGTAGTTCCTTTGTCCgcttttttgagatttatggTAGAGTTATTTTTCAGCTCTTTTAAAGCTACCATctcattgcgtgacaaattattTTTGGGCTTATTGATTCTGATATCAGCAAGTTGTGCTTTGACACTTTCTAAATAGCTTTCAAGGGCAATGGATTGTTGAACCGGAGGCATCCAATTTGATTTGACATGAAAAGGATGTGGTCCGTGAAATATGTATTGGAGGCGCATTCTTCTCGCGAATTGTTCAAAATCCCGCAAGAGTTGTCGCCTGATTGTGGTTTTGTTAGTCACGGGCGTTGGGATAAATTTGAGGCCCCTTGATAGCACGTTGACCTGGTCGTCAGATAGCTGATGGGTTGAAAGGTTTCTAAggaatttttcatttaattcccTTTCTTTGGCTGCCCGCCTTTTTCCAGATGTGTTTCTTCGGTTTTTGCGCCGTTTGTTTTTAGAAACACCCTTGCTGGTTTTGTGGCCAGCTTTCGTAGAGTCAGAGAACACACTGCTATACTGTTTATCCTGTTTATTTGCAGAGTTCTtaagtacatgtaaaaaaaCGATGTTTTTCAAATCTGAAATCTGTTTCTGCAAATCGGATAAGTTTACATTGTTGTGGTTTTCAATGTGGTTCGCCGATTGCGAATCGTTGAAAGGTTGCCTTGTCACATATTTGTTTCTGCGAGCATTAGGTTGTGAAAATGCCcttagtttctttttctggcCTTCGAGCTTACGTTTGTGGAAGCGAGTTAAGGCATCTACTAGGCTTTGTTCAGCATCTAGCTTAATGTCCTTTAGTTCTTTTTCAAATATGTCGTCCGGCGTAATATTTGGTTTCGCCGTGTATCGCAAAGATTTCGGACAAGTCCGATTTGTTAGGTGTTCCTCTAATAGTTTTATAGAGTTTTCAGTCTTTGCTATTTTGTTCTCCACGGTTTTGTGATCCGTGTATTTTCTTTTCTGGCCTCGCTTCGGCAAGTTGGGTTTTGGCGGGCTGTTAGGCTTGTAGCTCGTTGGTAGGCGGTTTTCCCTGTGTCCCTTTGGCGGGCTTTGTAAATGCAGGGTTGGTCTTGGTTGGTTGCTCTCCGTATCATTTTCGTGATCTGTGTTTAGCATTTCTTCGTCGTCCTCGTTTGGACGGTAGTCTGGCGTTTTCGGTGGTGCGAAGTTTTCTGTATCAAGTTCTTCTTCACCATTGCTGGGATAGAGGTATTGTGTGTTTGAGTCATCGCACATTGTTGCTGCAACAGTTGCAGTGGCTACAACAGGACCGGCGGTTTCGACTCTTCGCGAGTCTCTTCAGCTGTTGTTTGAAGACAGACAGTGTTGCAAATTGTTTGAGGGAAAGGTAGAGATGTTTTCTCAATTCCGTTCCCGTTGAGAAGACGGTTTGCCGACCATTTTATATCCGAATTCTTGCGGTTTAGGATCGAGTTTGCATTGAAAGAAAAAGCAGAGACAGGCCTACACGGACTCCCAATGTGGTTTTTGTGGTTGCGTCGCATTATCAGAGCCTTCAAATTATAGTTTTGCTCTTACAAGCATGTCTtttagagatttacctcttttgtaaGATATGATCGGACGATTTGTAAAAAAGGCGAAGCAATAAGACTgcttagaacaaactcttcaaaaacaacatctGAAGAGTGCCTCACAAACTTTAAACGACGCCTCGAAGCACGCGGGTATCCAAAAAACTATATAGAAAGTTCCCTGTCAGAGGTCACCTTTGACTCAAGACAATCGGCTCTTAATCagcaaaaacataaaactgcaGAGAGACTATTGCCTTTTGTCACTACATACCACCCTGCGGTAAAGAAACTTAAACAAATCGTGATGGAAAACTGGAGTTTCATAGAAAACCAGCCTgtgctgaaaacaatttttacaaatcCTCCGATCATATCTTACAAAAGAGGTAAAAGACATGCTTGTAAGAGCAAAACTATAATTTGAAGGCTCTGATAATGCGACGCAACCACAAAAACCACATTGGGAGTCCGTGTAGGCCTGTCTctgctttttctttcaagtttgatATTTTCCAGACAGGCCCCGTCCCTCGTGGAACCACTCTAGCGTGCATAATCAGTTTATGCACTCAATACACAAATGTTTAGCGCACATTTTAAAGCTCATAAAAGGCTCTTAGCCTTTCCCTAACTAAAGGAATTCCAACACATGAGCGGATTGCTGTCCAAAACATTTGTGTGCGTTCTACTAGCCGTTTAGGCTAAATATGCAGCTAAAAACGCCTTCTAACTAACACAAGCTCAGCTTCACGACCATTTGGATCGAAAATACTGACACCGGATTGGCTGACATACCTTTCACAAAGAGCCAATAGGAGCAATGCAAACTCGATTCTAAACCGCAAGAATTCGGATATAAAATGGTCGGCAAACCGTCTTCTCAACGGGAACGGAATTGAGAAAACATCTCTACCTTTCCCTCAAACAATTTGCAACACTGTCTGTCTTCAAACAACAGCTGAAGAGACTCGCGAAGAGTCGAAACCGCCGGTCCTGTTGTAGCCACTGCAACTGTTGCAGCAACAATGTGCGATGACTCAAACACACAATACCTCTATCCCAGCAATGGTGAAGAGGAACTTGATACAGAAAACTTCGCACCACCGAAAACGCCAGACTACCGTCCAAACGAGGACGACGAAGAAATGCTAAACACAGATGACGAAAATGATACGGAGAGCAACCAACCAAGACCAACCCTGCATTTACAAAGCCCGCCAAAGGGACACAGGGAAAACCGCCTACCAACGAGCTACAAGCCTAACAGCCCGCCAAAACCCAACTTGCCGAAGCGAGGCCAGAAAAGAAAATACACGGATCACAAAACCGTGGAGAACAAAATAGCAAAGACTGAAAACTCTATAAAACTATTAGAGGAACACCTAACAAATCGGACTTGTCCGAAATCTTTGCGATACACGGCGAAACCAAATATTACGCCGGACGACATATTTGAAAAAGAACTAAAGGACATTAAGCTAGATGCTGAACAAAGCCTAGTAGATGCCTTAACTCGCTTCCACAAACGTAAGCTCGAAGgccagaaaaagaaactaagGGCATTTTCACAACCTAATGCTCGCAGAAACAAATATGTGACAAGGCAACCTTTCAACGATTCGCAATCGGCGAACCACATTGAAAACCACAACAATGTAAACTTATCCGATTTGCAGAAACAGATTTCAGATTTGAAAAACATCGTTTTTTCACATGTACTTAAGAACTCTGCAAATAAACAGGATAAACAGTATAGCAGTGTGTTCTCTGACTCTACGAAAGCTGGCCACAAAACCAGCAAGGGTGTTTCTAAAAACAAACGGCGCAAAAACCGAAGAAACACATCTGGAAAAAGGCGGGCAGCCAAAGAAAgggaattaaatgaaaaattccTTAGAAACCTTTCAACCCATCAGCTATCTGACGACCAGGTCAACGTGCTATCAAGGGGCCTCAAATTTATCCCAACGCCCGTGACTAACAAAACCACAATCAGGCGACAACTCTTGCGGGATTTTGAACAATTCGCGAGAAGAATGCGCCTCCAATACATATTTCACGGACCACATCCTTTTCATGTCAAATCAAATTGGATGCCTCCGGTTCAACAATCCATTGCCCTTGAAAGCTATTTAGAAAGTGTCAAAGCACAACTTGCTGATATCAGAATCAATAAGCCCAAAaataatttgtcacgcaatgagATGGTAGCTTTAAAAGAGCTGAAAAATAACTCTAccataaatctcaaaaaagcGGACAAAGGAACTACAACGGTCATCATgaacaaatcaaacaaaatacaGGAGGCTGAAGTGCAACTGGAGAACAGAGGGCACTATAAACCTCTTGAAGCACCGATGGTGAACACCACACAAACAAAGGTCAACCAGATCATTGACAAACTGCATCGGGGCAAACACATCgatgacatgactaaaaaatggcTTGCTCAAACCTCCAGCCCGCCTAGAATTCCTGTTTTCTACACGCTCACAAAAATCCACAAACCTGATCCGGTCGGAAGACCGATCATCTCAGGTTGTGACGGCCCAACTGAAAGAATATCCTCTTTTGTGGACACCTTGCTACAGCCTAtcgcacaaaaacaacaatcctACATAAAGGATACAACTGATTTCATCAGTTTTATAGAAAACACAAAGATAGGCCAAGACACGATTTTAGTAGCAATGGACGTTTCTAGcttatacacaaatataccACAAGAGGAGGGAATAGCAATAGTATGCAACGCATATGAGACGTTCCACAACAATGATCCTCCGATCCCCACACACTATTTAAGGGAAATGCTTGGTGTAATCCTAACAGAGAACTCATTTGagttcaataaaaaaaattatctccaAACACATGGTATCGCAATGGGCACAAAAACAGCAGTGTCTTTTGCAAATATATTCATGGCGGAGATAGAGACAAATTtaatgcaacaaaacaataccaaGCCAAGAGAATGGAAACGTTATATTGATGACGTTTTCTCTCTTTGGGACTGTAATAGGAATGAAGTGGAACGTTTCATTGAACAGGCTAACACATTCCACCCaacaataaaattcacggcCGAAATATCAGAGAACGAAATCATTTTCCTGGATACAGTGGTATTCAAAGGAGAGAGACTCATAACAGaatccatcctagacatcaaaACTCACTACAAGCCGACGGAAACCTTTCAATATACCCATTTTACCTCGTGCCATCCTCCGGGGGTAAAAAGAGGCTTTATCAAAGGCGAAGCAATAAGCCTgcttagaacaaactcttcaaaaacaacatttgaagagtGCCTCACAAACTTTAAACGACGCCTCGAAGCACGCGGGTATCCAAAAAACTATATAGAAAGTTCCCTGTCAGAGGTCACCTTTGACTCAAGACAATCGGCTCTTAATCagcaaaaacataaaactgcaGAGAGACTATTGCCTTTTGTCACTACATACCACCCTGCGGTAAAGAAACTTAAACAAATCGTGATGGAAAACTGGAGTTTCATAGAAAACCAGCCTctgctgaaaacaatttttacaaatcCTCCGATCATATCttacaaaagaggtaaatctctaaaAGACATGCTTGTAAGAGCAAAACTATAATTTGAAGGCTCTGATAATGCGACGCAACCACAAAAACCACATTGGGAGTCCGTGTAGGCCTGTCTCtgctttttctttcatgtttctcTCAGCCATAAACATTGTAAGCAAGAAtgaattttttcatttgcttgttttaaCAGGTGGAAGGAGGAAGAGAGTGGCCCATGTATTGTGGTTTGCAACGGGGTCAGATGAAGAGCCCCTCTTGGGATTTAAATTGCATTCCTCGCTGCTCTTTACAGCAGCAGTACAGTCCTTTTTACCAATAGCTAACACCTGTATTAATGCCATGATATTGCCATCACCCACACTTGAGATCAGTATACCACCTGACGAGAAGCTGTTTGATTTATATGACTGTGCATTTCTAAATAGCTATTTTGGCAATGTGTAACATTCTTGTACTTTGTGGCTTGTTTCATCTTACTGTTGTCATTTGTCAAGGGAAGACATTATTTTTGGCCGTGAATGATTTAGTGGTTGAAACCTGTAATCATTTTTTTGACTTTCCtaaaacgttgttgttgttgttgttgtttacccAATAATTGTTTAACCATGACGGCCACTCCAAGAATCACAGTTCCAAGGTAAAACAAGAAATGCCCAGTTCAGACCCTTTGAGATATTTGAGTCTAGAAATTTATGCTTTAGCATCAACTTCAGTTCATGAAATATTTGTACCGATGGCAGAGGGTCAGCATTTCTTACTGTTGTATCAAGCCTTTTAACTTGGTAGGTTCATCTTGGCATAGTTCATTGCTTTTTCTTGTGAGTGAAGGTGGGTGACCTACTTCCAGTATAAAGGACACAAAATTCACATAATTTAAACAAAGTTAAACAAAGttcaaattttgaaatcacTTCAGAGAGTGTTACAATACAAATAATgtttaaagcaaaataaagttgatgttttttttttcaatatgtaGTGTAATTCATTAACAAAAACCTAGTTTAAGTTGGCCATGCCAAGGGGTCCTACTAGAACCCGGCACTCGAACGCAACTTTTGTTGTTACATGGGCTCCCTCCTTTATAGTGATATCTAGTGTAAATAACCTGTCATGGACTCCTTTTTGATATCTTACATGTACAAACTACTGCAGCTTAACGCATCTACAAATTATGACAAGAGAGTGAATATTGATTATTAACCCGTCAAACCGGTTGTTAAATACAGTCCTTTCATTTTTCATAGAGGTGGTGCTTTCTAGTTCACAACAACACTGAACAGGAACATGTATTCCTGATGCAATGCCCTATCGAGGTTTATAGCTTTTAATCCTGCCTTAGTCATATGGTTTCCTTCTCGAAGACTTTAGTTAAATTTCACTGACTGCCTGACGATATGAAGAGCTTTCAGGTACACTTCAATTCCAAAGTTAGCTGATGTCCATGTCGATGCAATTTCATGGTTCAGTTGCTGTCTACAGTCGTTGCTCAACTGAAATGAGAGGGCGTCAAAGATAGGCCTCCCAGAACCGTCGTCACCACCTTCAGTAATAAAGCCTTCAACCCCATAGTGAGGGATGAGCTCACTTCGCAATTCTAGTCCTACTGGGTTTTGAAGTTGACCTGCTACCCACATTCTTATTGGCGACGACCTTGTAGTTCGCATTCTGTGCTGTGACCAAGCTTTCTTCCAAATGTCTAACTTCTCTTGAATTTTGGCCCGATAAACATGATGGAGAGCAACCAAATGAATATCATCCAATGAGTCCAATATCCCCTCATCCTCCATGAAATAGAATAACTGTAGTAAAGTGCAAGAACACCCTGGTAGACATCCCTCCAAAGTCTCTCAATGCCTTGATTGTTGGTGCTCTTACATGTGATAGCACTACCCCTATCTGTCCCTCTTCTTGATATCATGTAGTCGACTATGCCTACATTTTCACTACCCTGATCGGTTCGAATTCTGCTGggtaaaccaaatttttcaaCTGCTCCCAAGAAACAAGCCAggacccggttgttcgaaagccgattaacttaatccaggattagcgtaagcttttgcttcatgttttcaacttctggGTGAACGTTTCTGTTgcttcttcttgtttttcaagattgacttcttctaatgtgaAGTTTTGCCGagtatcagcgttgaacagcatttgggagtagagaaataaactccttggttaatttttaatctcggATTAGCcgtaatcggcttttgaacaaccgggcccagaataGTATCTGACTTATTATTGTCTCTGCATTCTAACATTACAGGCAATCGGCTATAGCCATCAATTCCACCGACGATTATAAAATTCCACCTTACAAGTTTATGGTTTGTGTCTATATGCCACAAGTGGTTGGGGCCCTTCACATTGTAGACCCTTCGTTTGCAACCTACCCTTCTTTCTTTCGCGTACTCCTTCTTCATCTACGCGATGGATGCTATCTCGAAGTCGCATTCTTTGCACTTTAATGCCTCTTTCTTGAAGAAGAAATTTAAGCATTCCTTCCCCCCAAAATGGAAAGTCCTTAGACAGTTCTGTTATATGGTTGTCAAGCTCTTCATCTGAAACATCACTGAAATCCTGAGAGCTCAGTCCGTAGCTTTGCATTCTGCGATAAATTGTGCTCTCCGAGACAGACAACATACTAGCAATTTCCTTGATCTTGAAACCCTCCTCTAGATGATTTTCTAGTATTGACTTTGGTATGTTGAATTCTGGAGCTCCAGATCCTAAACGATTTCTTCGAGGCTTTCGTTTTCCGTAGATAGAACATTCCATTCGCAAGCTCATCATGTCAGAACTATTACTTACACCCAGCTGCTTCATTTCGCTTGCAGATAACACTGAAACTACATCAGGTGTGATTTTCTCCGTTTCAGATACCTCGGTTAGATTACTTAACCTTTGTCGCTTCAGAATGGAGGCCTTTGGAGTCTTTTCCGCCATTTTCAGATTCGAAAATACGCGGGAAATCGCATAATTGCATTGTGGGGTTATTACCGTCAATAGTGCCTTGGGAGCCTGGTGACGATGATAACGAAGTTTGCACCGAATATAATGAAGTAAGCACCGAATATACTGAAGTGAACACCGAAGATAATAAAGTGGACACCGAACGAATAAACCACTCAGTATAATAAAATGACCACCCAATATACTGATTTAAGCACCGAATACAATGAAGTAACCACCGAATATAATGGAGTGACCACCGAATATAATGAAGCGGACACCGAACGACTAAACCACCCAGTATAATAGAATGAGTACCAAATATAATGAATAAGCACCGATTATAATGAAGTAAGCACCGAA includes these proteins:
- the LOC137970311 gene encoding uncharacterized protein, encoding MDVSSLYTNIPQEEGIAIVCNAYETFHNNDPPIPTHYLREMLGVILTENSFEFNKKNYLQTHGIAMGTKTAVSFANIFMAEIETNLMQQNNTKPREWKRYIDDVFSLWDCNRNEVERFIEQANTFHPTIKFTAEISENEIIFLDTVVFKGERFITESILDIKTHYKPTETFQYTHFTSCHPPGVKRGFIKGEAISLLRTNSSKTTFEECLTNFKRRLEARGYPKNYIESSLSEVTFDSRQSALNQQKHKTAERLLPFVTTYHSAVKKLKQIVMENWSFIENQPLLKTIFTNPPIISYKRGKSLKDMLVRAKL